From the Juglans microcarpa x Juglans regia isolate MS1-56 chromosome 3D, Jm3101_v1.0, whole genome shotgun sequence genome, the window AAGAGATGGGTACGATACCTTAACAAATGGAGCATCTAcaagaagatgagaagagacCGTCAAGGACGATTTTAATGATCCACCATACATCTCTTTTGATGCCCAACTGGCAATTGCATCATTCATACGGTACTGTGTTGTTAACTTGGTGGCAAGAATTCCATCATGCAAAGTCGCAGCCCTCTCCAGCAATGATACTCCAAGACCACCTTCTAAGGCTTTTCTAGATAGAATCACTGGAGCGAGCTGGCATTGGTCACCAGCAAGAATACAGCGCTTTCCCTGCAGTATTGCGATCCAGCAAGAAGGTTCAATTGCCTGTGCTGCTTCATCTATAACAACCAAGTCAAAGGAACCCAGTCTTCGAATCAATGGATCAGCAGCTCCAGTGTTAGTGGCAAGCACAACTTTAGCGCTTGATAGTACTTCCTTCACAGTctccttttccttcttcttcagtGACTTTCCCAGTTGCTTTAACAGCTGACGTATCCCAGCAGCTAAAGAATCATCCCGTAAACAGTGTCTGAGGTCCCTTCTTAGATCTGACTTCTTCCTTTCAAACTCCATCCGAAAATTGACAAGCTTAGAATTCACGATTTTACCCAAAGATTTTGATGCCACTGTTTTGGATATACGTGCTGGATTGCCAACCCGCACAATTTCAAGTCCAATATTTGATAGTTTTTCAACCATGTTGTCAACAGCTGCATTTGTGGGTGCAGTCACAAGCACCCTTTCACCTCGTGCAACAGCAAGTGCTATAATTTCCTTGAGCAAACCTGTCTTTCCAGTACCAGGTGGCCCTTGGATTATCAATATAGGCCGCTTCTTATTCAGACCTAATGCAATTGCTCTTCGCTGTGAATCATCATAAGCTCCAGTCCTCAACATCCCATCAAATTCTTCTTCAGCCCAATctatcaaattattttcctCCAGCCAGGCAACATCTCCCTCGTCTCCAAATAAGGTAGCTGCAACTGCAATTGAAGGATTTTTCTTCTGCAAACCATTCTTTTGAAGGAGCATCAGTGCTTCACAATTGCGCTATACAAAAGAAGATAACACCAAGGCCATAATTGGGTAAGTAGACTGCAAAAGGACCAAAGTAAAGAGAATCTAAGAAGCAGAGGAATGAGAATTTCTTCCAGATGAGTATAGACAAAAAGGTTTTCTATATCTGTATATTGCATATTGATGATCATCTGGATTGTGTTCACTTAGTTTACAAGGATGCAGCTTCCAAGGAACATTTGCTTTGGCACGCCCTTGCCTTGTATATACCAATGCATGTTGGTTTATATACCCTCTTAGTTCATTAGAAACTGTACATTTTATAGAACACCTTTGAGAAAAGCTTTCACTCGGTATTCACAGCTTTAAGGTAAAATGtttactaaaacaaaataataattgtccATTTTATAAAGCAGAAGTTGAAATTAGAGTAATGGGACATAGTTAATGGCATTCCTTGTAATCATTctttttcaggatcatcacacTCTCATGTGGAGAGTTAATGAGAATATAGTTCCTGAAAATTTCTAATGAAAAGAATAGCTCTGAATCCAAGTCATCAGAAAAGTGTGTGGTTCACCGGCCTTCAAGAGAGTATGACTTCATCAAAAAGCCATTCATGGAAGTACCTCATATGTGAGTGCATCAGCCAATCCATGGATACGATCAATTCGCACGCTCTTGCCAAAGAGCTTTGAGAAAGTGGGATCACCATGACGAGACTCTAGAGCTACAATGATGCTACATCCGTCCTCCCCAAGGTTGTTGACAAAACCTTGCACGCAAGAAGTTGCACCGGCACCCCTGCTATCACATATTCTCACGCAGACCATATCTCCGGGAGAGAGGGAGGTTGGCGGCAGACGGTGATTCCCCTCAACCCTGAACAACACCAAATGCATTCCACCTAATCCTGCTTACAAAACCCAATTCCATCCTCCTAAGATAACAAACTCAGaattaagtcacaatcatacaCTAAAGTTGAAGGCTGCTACTCAGTAACTCCAATTATGCGCCTAAACATATGTTCATAAGGGTGTGTTTATGTGTATATTATAAGAGACCTGTAGATGTGCTGACAGCATTCAAATTGCAGATGGTGTCACAGAGTTCTTGCTGGGCCTGGCCATGGCTAACCAAGAACTCGATGGGTTTCGAAGCATCCGAATTCTCGTCAGGTGTAGGAACAGCATCCAACTCCTCCTGTGTAAACTCCAATTCTGCATCCCTTTCTATACGAAGTAGTTCCGACATTCGCTTCGTGAACTCATCGATCCTGCTCTGTATAGCCTTGACCTTCTCCAGCTCTATCCCTAACACACCTTTCAAATTCTTCTTCGGCTGCACCACCTTCCGCGCCACTGCTCTGTGCTGAACTGCAAATCACACACCGATCTCAGCCCACTTAAGGAAAAGTTGAAATACTATAGAACTTAGAGTGGAGAGAGGAGGGACCTGAATTGGCGAGCTCCTTGAGCAGCTTCCAGGACTCGGTTTCGCACCAACTGTGAACCAGTGATTTGTTCTGGAGATCTTGGAGAACGTCGCGGAGCTCTCTCTGGAAGTGGTCGAAGAGAGTGGGATAGTGCGTGCAGGCCTTCAAGCAAAGGGCTTCGAGACCGAGAGGCATGGGGATGGCAGTGAGGTAAGGTTGGGCCTCGATTACGAAAGTGAGACCGGGCCCCATCCGTTGCCTGAGCTCCGAGAACTCCCCCTGCATCTCGGTCAAAGCAAAGTCGGTTGCCATGGCCTTCA encodes:
- the LOC121253864 gene encoding DNA-binding protein SMUBP-2, producing the protein MEARYSCLMCERSMSTATTLALRQLPSSAVRFRHNAIGTPQFSSFNSHFARRYYSSPKLRFQRLVIRNVTDNPTKRTSRSSISSGRKRNPIEPASGKTVRSLNENGDPLGRRDLGKSVVRWIRQGMKAMATDFALTEMQGEFSELRQRMGPGLTFVIEAQPYLTAIPMPLGLEALCLKACTHYPTLFDHFQRELRDVLQDLQNKSLVHSWCETESWKLLKELANSVQHRAVARKVVQPKKNLKGVLGIELEKVKAIQSRIDEFTKRMSELLRIERDAELEFTQEELDAVPTPDENSDASKPIEFLVSHGQAQQELCDTICNLNAVSTSTGLGGMHLVLFRVEGNHRLPPTSLSPGDMVCVRICDSRGAGATSCVQGFVNNLGEDGCSIIVALESRHGDPTFSKLFGKSVRIDRIHGLADALTYERNCEALMLLQKNGLQKKNPSIAVAATLFGDEGDVAWLEENNLIDWAEEEFDGMLRTGAYDDSQRRAIALGLNKKRPILIIQGPPGTGKTGLLKEIIALAVARGERVLVTAPTNAAVDNMVEKLSNIGLEIVRVGNPARISKTVASKSLGKIVNSKLVNFRMEFERKKSDLRRDLRHCLRDDSLAAGIRQLLKQLGKSLKKKEKETVKEVLSSAKVVLATNTGAADPLIRRLGSFDLVVIDEAAQAIEPSCWIAILQGKRCILAGDQCQLAPVILSRKALEGGLGVSLLERAATLHDGILATKLTTQYRMNDAIASWASKEMYGGSLKSSLTVSSHLLVDAPFVKPTWITQCPLLLLDTRMTYGSLSVGCEEHLDPAGTGSFYNEGEADIVVQHVFSLIYSGVSPAAIVVQSPYVAQVQLLRDRLDELPEAAGIEVATIDSFQGREADAVIISMVRSNNLGAVGFLGDSRRMNVALTRARKHVAVVCDSSTICHNTFLARLLRHIRYFGRVKHADPGGLGGSGLGTNPMLPSIT